One Helianthus annuus cultivar XRQ/B chromosome 12, HanXRQr2.0-SUNRISE, whole genome shotgun sequence genomic region harbors:
- the LOC110892477 gene encoding uncharacterized protein LOC110892477 has product MIVRIPIKKELIRRRIPMNNQLCLRCGIQEETVDHVICGSTSSKSVWKKILVWLKIPTSTEFCGCREALEYVNDLTGSNEWKKVIRTVFQTTVWNIWKSRNEKEFEDKLRTSNDIVETIMADSFIWLKSRAKLNDIVWVRWTDFNIRDLVS; this is encoded by the coding sequence ATGATTGTGAGAATCCCGATTAAAAAGGAACTAATAAGAAGAAGAATTCCGATGAATAATCAGTTATGTTTAAGATGTGGGATACAAGAGGAAACGGTTGATCATGTGATATGCGGATCTACATCATCAAAATCTGTTTGGAAAAAGATTCTCGTTTGGCTAAAAATACCAACGTCCACTGAATTCTGCGGGTGTAGAGAAGCTTTAGAGTACGTTAACGACTTAACTGGATCAAACGAGTGGAAGAAAGTCATTAGAACAGTGTTTCAAACAACTGTGTGGAATATTTGGAAGTCTCGAAATGAAAAGGAGTTTGAAGATAAACTGCGAACCAGCAACGATATAGTAGAAACGATAATGGCAGATAGCTTCATTTGGTTAAAAAGCAGGGCGAAACTTAATGATATTGTATGGGTGAGATGGACGGACTTTAATATTAGAGATTTAGTGAGTTAG
- the LOC110894153 gene encoding mitogen-activated protein kinase kinase 5: MKPIQPPPTASRNLNRPRRRPDLTLPLPQREPQIAVPLPLPPSSAPTNASQHLSNSKQQPQQPFNLSDFDRMNRIGSGSGGTVYKVIHRPTGRLFALKVIYGNHEDDVRRQICREIEILRDVDNLNIVKCHDMFDQAGEIQVLLEYMDGGSLEGTHISHEASLADLTRQVLSGIYYLHRRKIVHRDIKPSNLLINSKKQVKIADFGVSRILAQTMDPCNSSVGTIAYMSPERINTDLNHGKYDGYAGDIWSFGVSILEFYLGRFPFAVGRQGDWASLMCAICMSQPPEAPATASRDFRHFISCCLQRDPARRWTAAQLLQHRFVTGGSGNHTSNNQVHPTHQLLPPPPRPHFSS, translated from the coding sequence ATGAAGCCGATTCAGCCGCCACCAACCGCCAGCCGGAATCTCAACCGTCCACGCCGCCGCCCTGACCTAACCCTACCCTTACCACAACGCGAGCCACAAATTGCAGTTCCGTTACCTCTTCCACCGTCATCCGCACCTACAAACGCCTCTCAACACCTCTCAAACTCCAAACAACAACCGCAACAACCGTTTAACCTCTCCGATTTCGACCGGATGAACCGAATCGGCAGCGGCAGCGGCGGCACCGTCTACAAAGTCATCCACCGCCCCACCGGACGGTTATTCGCACTAAAAGTCATCTACGGTAACCACGAGGACGACGTCCGCCGTCAGATCTGCCGCGAAATCGAGATCCTCCGTGATGTTGATAACCTAAACATCGTGAAGTGTCACGATATGTTCGATCAAGCCGGTGAGATCCAGGTTTTGCTTGAGTATATGGACGGTGGATCTCTAGAAGGTACACATATCTCTCATGAAGCTTCGTTAGCGGATCTCACTCGTCAGGTGCTTTCCGGCATCTATTACCTTCACCGGAGGAAGATCGTTCACCGCGATATTAAACCGTCGAATCTGTTAATCAATTCGAAAAAGCAAGTGAAAATCGCCGATTTCGGTGTTTCGAGAATATTAGCGCAAACGATGGATCCGTGTAACAGTTCTGTAGGTACGATTGCGTACATGAGTCCTGAACGGATTAATACAGATCTAAATCACGGAAAATACGACGGTTACGCCGGAGATATTTGGAGTTTCGGTGTGAGTATTTTGGAGTTTTACTTAGGGCGGTTTCCGTTTGCTGTTGGTAGACAAGGCGATTGGGCGAGTTTGATGTGTGCGATTTGTATGTCACAGCCACCGGAAGCTCCGGCGACGGCGTCACGTGATTTTCGTCATTTCATTTCGTGTTGTTTGCAGCGAGATCCGGCGCGGCGGTGGACGGCGGCGCAGCTGCTACAACATCGGTTTGTTACTGGTGGTTCTGGTAACCATACAAGCAATAATCAGGTGCATCCGACTCATCAGTTACTTCCTCCACCTCCTCGTCCTCATTTTTCTTCGTGA